A genomic region of Micromonospora sp. NBRC 110009 contains the following coding sequences:
- a CDS encoding S8 family serine peptidase has protein sequence MDKPPSWTRRVSAGFAASVVAAGALTLTASATSASAAPQAPAKAPKGHGSDKLGSHDHELLAQARAKGDKRVVLIVATDKGKAGTVADELRKLGATVAKEVDGVGYVRASVPTDAVLQAAKLPGVAAIDLNESIPLPKPEPVTGSAEGAAQAAAAAAPGPDTPAANPYMPTNETGAVAFKQTHPEWDGRGVTIGIMDSGVDLDNPALQTTSTGERKIVDWFTATDPLLDGDGTWRAMLTEVTGPTFSYAGATWTAPAGTWRINRFSESITANDEPGGDINKDGDKTDTFGILYDSASHDIRVDTNQNRDFTDDPVMRPYQERFDVGHFGTDNPATAIAERTPFVVEYREDVDTTPAGLPGKADFVNIGIVEAQHGSHVAGITAANDMFGDAAFDGAAPGAKLVSARACSWGGGCTYAALTDGMVELVVNRHVDVINMSIGGLPALNDANNARAQLYDRLINDYGVQLFISAGNSGPGTNTVGDPSVASSVVSVAAGISKETWLANYGSETRTPYQLFNFSSRGPREDGGFKPNITAPGSAISTTPLWQPGGPVPEAGYQLPPGYSMLNGTSMASPQATGAAALLLSAAKANGFGVSPAELRRAIYSSAKWIEGVPAHGQGNGMFNTVGAWNLLAGRGLQPRNYAATAPVCSALSGYLATPGTGTGVYNACAASQGGQAPNVDKTYTLTFTRTTGPDRPIRHDVSLLGNDGTFRDYRHSLVLPLNTPVKLQLETKGGYGVHSAVMRVDDPATPGVDFEVLNTIVIGQDVSAPDYRVTTSGSVDRNGFTSYFVNVPAGASALQVNLSGLANGSQTRFIAFNPYGVPVESTASTGCYNNFTNPANTCKADERDYANPLPGLWEIEVESRRTSPLLANPFTLTAAVQGVTVDPATVELPSVTAGQATPVTWSLTNAFGPVTVSGKGGPLGSAAVSRPTIADGEQQTYHVTVPAGATRLDVAINNPSDPKADLDLVVQRNGVRVASSADGDSDESVSIANPAAGTYDVIIDGYSVPAGTTTYDYRDVFYAAALGSLDATATTVALGNGASASLSGSVTAQSAPAPGRRLFGELLVVTDQGAVVGRGNVSIGAVN, from the coding sequence GTGGACAAACCCCCAAGCTGGACGCGTCGCGTCTCGGCCGGCTTCGCGGCGTCGGTCGTCGCTGCCGGTGCGCTCACGCTGACGGCCAGCGCTACCAGCGCGAGCGCCGCACCCCAGGCACCGGCCAAGGCCCCGAAGGGCCATGGGTCCGACAAGCTCGGATCGCACGACCACGAGCTGCTCGCCCAGGCCCGGGCCAAGGGCGACAAGCGCGTGGTCCTGATCGTCGCCACCGACAAGGGCAAGGCCGGCACTGTCGCCGACGAGCTCCGCAAGCTGGGCGCCACGGTGGCCAAGGAGGTGGATGGAGTCGGATACGTCCGCGCGTCCGTGCCCACCGACGCCGTGCTCCAGGCCGCGAAGCTGCCCGGCGTGGCGGCCATCGACCTGAACGAGTCGATCCCGCTGCCGAAGCCCGAGCCGGTCACCGGCTCCGCGGAGGGAGCAGCGCAGGCCGCCGCCGCGGCGGCACCCGGTCCGGACACTCCGGCCGCCAACCCGTACATGCCGACCAACGAGACCGGTGCCGTCGCGTTCAAGCAGACCCACCCGGAGTGGGACGGCCGCGGCGTGACGATCGGCATCATGGACTCCGGTGTGGACCTCGACAACCCGGCGCTCCAGACCACCTCCACCGGCGAGCGCAAGATCGTCGACTGGTTCACCGCCACCGACCCGCTGCTGGACGGTGACGGCACCTGGCGCGCCATGCTGACCGAGGTGACCGGGCCGACCTTCAGCTACGCGGGCGCCACCTGGACGGCGCCGGCCGGCACCTGGCGGATCAACCGGTTCTCGGAGAGCATCACCGCCAACGACGAGCCCGGCGGTGACATCAACAAGGACGGCGACAAGACCGACACGTTCGGCATCCTGTACGACTCGGCGAGCCACGACATCCGGGTCGACACGAACCAGAACCGCGACTTCACCGACGACCCGGTGATGCGCCCCTACCAGGAGCGCTTCGACGTCGGCCACTTCGGGACCGACAACCCGGCCACCGCGATCGCGGAGCGGACCCCGTTCGTCGTCGAGTACCGCGAGGACGTCGACACCACGCCCGCCGGGCTGCCCGGCAAGGCCGACTTCGTCAACATCGGCATCGTCGAGGCCCAGCACGGCTCGCATGTCGCCGGCATCACCGCGGCGAATGACATGTTCGGCGACGCCGCGTTCGACGGGGCCGCGCCCGGCGCCAAGCTGGTCTCGGCCCGGGCCTGCAGCTGGGGCGGCGGCTGCACCTACGCGGCGCTCACCGACGGCATGGTGGAGCTCGTGGTCAACCGGCACGTCGACGTGATCAACATGTCGATCGGTGGCCTGCCCGCGCTCAACGACGCCAACAACGCCCGCGCCCAGCTCTACGACCGGCTGATCAACGACTACGGCGTGCAGCTGTTCATCTCGGCGGGCAACTCCGGCCCGGGCACCAACACCGTCGGCGACCCGTCGGTGGCGAGCAGCGTGGTGAGCGTGGCCGCCGGGATCAGCAAGGAGACCTGGCTGGCCAACTACGGCTCCGAGACCCGGACGCCGTACCAGCTGTTCAACTTCTCCTCCCGCGGGCCGCGGGAGGACGGCGGATTCAAGCCGAACATCACCGCACCCGGCTCGGCCATCTCCACCACGCCGCTGTGGCAGCCGGGCGGACCGGTACCGGAGGCCGGTTACCAGCTGCCGCCGGGCTACTCGATGCTCAACGGCACCTCGATGGCCTCGCCGCAGGCCACCGGCGCGGCGGCGCTGCTGCTCTCGGCCGCCAAGGCCAACGGGTTCGGGGTCTCCCCCGCCGAGCTGCGTCGCGCGATCTACTCCTCGGCCAAGTGGATCGAGGGCGTGCCGGCACACGGCCAGGGCAACGGCATGTTCAACACCGTCGGCGCCTGGAACCTGCTCGCCGGCCGCGGTCTCCAGCCGCGGAACTACGCGGCCACCGCGCCGGTCTGCTCCGCGCTGTCCGGCTACCTGGCGACTCCGGGCACGGGTACCGGTGTCTACAACGCGTGCGCCGCGAGCCAGGGCGGTCAGGCGCCCAACGTGGACAAGACCTACACTCTCACCTTCACCCGGACCACCGGTCCGGACCGGCCCATCCGGCACGACGTGAGCCTGCTGGGCAACGACGGCACGTTCCGCGACTACCGGCACAGCCTGGTGCTGCCGTTGAACACGCCGGTCAAGCTCCAGCTCGAGACCAAGGGCGGGTACGGCGTGCACAGCGCCGTCATGCGGGTCGACGACCCGGCCACCCCCGGCGTCGACTTCGAGGTGCTCAACACGATCGTCATCGGCCAGGACGTGAGCGCCCCGGACTACCGCGTCACCACCTCCGGCTCGGTGGACCGCAACGGGTTCACCTCGTACTTCGTCAACGTGCCGGCGGGCGCGTCGGCGCTGCAGGTGAACCTGTCGGGCCTGGCCAACGGCTCGCAGACCCGGTTCATCGCGTTCAACCCGTACGGGGTGCCGGTCGAGAGCACGGCCAGCACCGGCTGCTACAACAACTTCACGAACCCGGCCAACACCTGCAAGGCGGACGAGCGCGACTACGCCAACCCGCTGCCGGGCCTGTGGGAGATCGAGGTCGAGTCGCGGCGTACCTCTCCGCTGCTGGCGAACCCCTTCACGCTCACTGCCGCGGTGCAGGGCGTGACGGTCGACCCGGCGACGGTGGAGCTGCCGTCGGTCACCGCCGGTCAGGCCACCCCGGTGACCTGGAGCCTGACCAACGCCTTCGGTCCGGTGACGGTGAGCGGCAAGGGCGGCCCGCTGGGCAGCGCGGCGGTCAGCCGACCGACCATCGCGGACGGTGAGCAGCAGACGTACCACGTGACCGTTCCGGCCGGCGCGACCCGGCTCGACGTGGCGATCAACAACCCGAGCGACCCGAAGGCCGACCTGGACCTGGTCGTCCAGCGCAACGGGGTCCGGGTGGCCTCGTCGGCCGACGGTGACTCGGACGAGTCGGTGTCGATCGCGAACCCGGCCGCCGGCACCTACGACGTGATCATCGACGGGTACTCCGTGCCCGCCGGCACCACGACGTACGACTACCGGGACGTGTTCTACGCCGCCGCGCTCGGCAGCCTGGACGCGACCGCGACCACCGTGGCGCTGGGCAACGGCGCGTCGGCCAGCCTGAGTGGCTCGGTGACGGCGCAGTCGGCGCCGGCACCGGGTCGCCGCCTCTTCGGTGAGCTGCTCGTGGTCACCGACCAGGGAGCGGTCGTCGGGCGCGGGAACGTCTCGATCGGTGCCGTGAACTGA
- a CDS encoding 4-hydroxy-3-methylbut-2-enyl diphosphate reductase yields the protein MTEAETTPRTGKRVLLAKPRGYCAGVDRAVQTVEEALKLYGAPIYVRKQIVHNKHVVQTLEAKGAIFVEENEEVPEGATVIFSAHGVAPEVYEQAKERSLKAIDATCPLVTKVHQEARRFAAEDYDILLIGHEGHEEVIGTAGEAPAHIQLVDGPDGVDKVTVRDPSKVVWLSQTTLSVDETLETVARLKQKLPLLQSPPSDDICYATSNRQHVVKEIAPDCDVVLVVGSRNSSNSVRLVEVALDAGARAGHLVDFAHEIDDAWLADARTVGVTSGASVPDELVQQVLAHLAERGFTDVDEVTTANERLTFSLPQELKRDLKAAAGRG from the coding sequence GTGACTGAGGCTGAGACCACTCCCCGGACCGGCAAGCGCGTGCTCCTGGCCAAGCCCCGCGGCTACTGCGCGGGCGTGGACCGGGCGGTGCAGACCGTCGAGGAGGCGTTGAAGCTCTACGGCGCCCCGATCTACGTCCGCAAGCAGATCGTGCACAACAAGCACGTGGTGCAGACCCTGGAGGCCAAGGGCGCGATCTTCGTGGAGGAGAACGAGGAGGTGCCGGAGGGCGCCACCGTGATCTTCTCCGCGCACGGCGTCGCCCCCGAGGTCTACGAGCAGGCCAAGGAGCGCTCGCTCAAGGCGATCGACGCGACCTGCCCGCTGGTCACCAAGGTGCACCAGGAGGCCCGGCGGTTCGCCGCCGAGGACTACGACATCCTGCTGATCGGCCACGAGGGGCACGAGGAGGTCATCGGCACCGCCGGTGAGGCCCCGGCGCACATCCAGCTCGTGGACGGCCCGGACGGCGTCGACAAGGTCACCGTGCGGGACCCGAGCAAGGTCGTCTGGCTCTCCCAGACCACCCTCTCGGTCGACGAGACCCTGGAGACCGTCGCCCGGCTCAAGCAGAAGCTGCCGCTGCTCCAGTCGCCGCCCAGTGACGACATCTGCTACGCCACCTCCAACCGGCAGCACGTGGTCAAGGAGATCGCCCCGGACTGCGACGTGGTGCTCGTGGTCGGCTCGCGCAACTCCTCCAACTCGGTGCGCCTGGTCGAGGTCGCCCTGGACGCCGGCGCCCGGGCCGGGCACCTGGTCGACTTCGCCCACGAGATCGACGACGCCTGGCTGGCTGACGCCCGCACGGTCGGCGTCACCTCGGGCGCCAGCGTGCCGGACGAGCTGGTCCAGCAGGTGCTCGCGCACCTGGCCGAGCGGGGCTTCACCGACGTCGACGAGGTCACCACCGCCAACGAGCGGCTGACCTTCTCGCTGCCGCAGGAGCTCAAGCGGGACCTGAAGGCCGCCGCCGGCCGGGGCTGA
- the xseA gene encoding exodeoxyribonuclease VII large subunit: MVSQKISAWIARLGWVWVDGQVAQISRRPGATTVFLTLRDPSADLSLTVTTNRDVLDAGAPELREGARVVLHAKPEFYAARGTLSLRADEIRQVGLGELLARLEKLKKLLAAEGLFDRARKRRPPFLPGRIGLITGRASAAERDVLTNARRRWPAVDFRTVNVAVQGPSAVPQIVDALKVLDADPTIDVIVIARGGGSIEDLLPFSDEALCRAVFACRTPVVSAIGHETDAPLLDYVADVRASTPTDAAKRIVPDLTEEVRLIGQARSRLERAVRNLVDRESHRLDLLRSRPVLARPQVMVEQRATEVTALRDRAGRCLDHRLGAAGDDLRHTLARLRALSPAATLDRGYAIVQRADGHVVRAASEVAKGDPLRVRLAEGELAATVDG, encoded by the coding sequence GTGGTCAGCCAGAAGATCAGCGCGTGGATCGCCCGGCTGGGCTGGGTCTGGGTGGACGGGCAGGTCGCGCAGATCAGCCGGCGGCCCGGCGCGACGACCGTCTTCCTCACCCTGCGTGACCCGTCCGCCGACCTCAGCCTCACCGTCACCACCAACCGGGACGTGCTCGACGCGGGCGCGCCCGAGCTGCGCGAGGGCGCCCGGGTGGTGCTGCACGCCAAGCCGGAGTTCTACGCCGCCCGGGGCACGCTCAGCCTGCGCGCCGACGAGATCCGTCAGGTCGGTCTGGGCGAGCTGCTGGCCCGGCTGGAGAAGCTCAAGAAGCTGCTCGCCGCCGAGGGGCTCTTCGACCGGGCCCGCAAGCGCCGCCCGCCGTTCCTGCCCGGGCGGATCGGTCTGATCACCGGCCGGGCCTCGGCCGCCGAGCGGGACGTGCTCACCAACGCCCGGCGGCGCTGGCCGGCGGTGGATTTCCGCACGGTCAACGTCGCGGTGCAGGGGCCGAGCGCGGTGCCGCAGATCGTCGACGCGCTGAAGGTGCTCGACGCCGATCCGACCATCGACGTGATCGTCATCGCCCGGGGCGGGGGCAGCATCGAGGACCTGCTCCCCTTCTCCGACGAGGCGCTGTGCCGGGCCGTCTTCGCCTGCCGCACGCCGGTGGTCAGCGCGATCGGCCACGAGACGGACGCGCCGCTGCTCGACTACGTCGCCGACGTCCGCGCGTCCACGCCGACCGACGCCGCCAAGCGGATCGTTCCCGACCTCACCGAGGAGGTCCGCCTCATCGGCCAGGCCCGCTCGCGGCTGGAGCGGGCGGTGCGCAACCTGGTCGACCGGGAGTCGCACCGCCTTGACCTGCTCCGGTCGCGCCCGGTGCTGGCCCGGCCCCAGGTGATGGTGGAGCAGCGGGCGACCGAGGTGACCGCGCTGCGCGACCGGGCCGGGCGGTGCCTGGACCACCGGCTCGGCGCCGCCGGCGACGACCTGCGACACACCCTGGCCCGGCTGCGGGCCCTCTCCCCGGCGGCGACCCTCGACCGGGGCTACGCGATCGTCCAGCGGGCCGACGGCCACGTGGTCCGCGCGGCGTCCGAGGTGGCCAAGGGCGATCCGCTGCGGGTACGGCTCGCCGAGGGCGAGCTCGCCGCGACCGTGGACGGCTGA
- a CDS encoding exodeoxyribonuclease VII small subunit, translating into MTDEKKDERLSYEQARAELAQVVERLEAGGTSLEESLALWERGEQLAGICQRWLDGARARIDAARQRAEE; encoded by the coding sequence ATGACTGACGAGAAGAAGGACGAGCGGCTCAGCTACGAGCAGGCCCGCGCGGAGCTGGCCCAGGTGGTCGAGCGGCTGGAGGCCGGCGGCACCTCGCTGGAGGAGTCGTTGGCGCTCTGGGAGCGCGGCGAGCAGCTCGCCGGGATCTGCCAGCGCTGGCTGGACGGCGCCCGGGCCCGAATCGACGCCGCCCGGCAGCGCGCCGAGGAGTAG
- a CDS encoding DUF4245 domain-containing protein, with product MEPAQPADRVPSDPTPPDGQPPVRSTAGPTAEAGEAALVEPSAGLAPLADAGQPALVEPVDGPARGGAGPHPAVSGDQPAPPARKEKSRSERSPRDMALSLLVLLVPIVLLLAFYRGFLGGDEPARVDPGPAVEQAQAAGAFPVSRPAGLASGWRTVSARYQAEPGGATLRIGYLTPEGRGAQLVESNVPADKLLPAELKGGQPQGPAELPGGSWQRYSARNNERALVLMQPNRTVIVVGDARENELRQLATALR from the coding sequence GTGGAACCCGCACAGCCTGCCGACCGCGTACCGTCCGACCCCACCCCGCCCGACGGCCAGCCGCCGGTCCGGTCGACCGCCGGGCCGACCGCCGAGGCGGGAGAGGCGGCCCTGGTCGAACCGTCGGCGGGGCTCGCGCCGCTGGCCGACGCGGGCCAGCCGGCCCTGGTCGAGCCGGTCGACGGGCCGGCCCGGGGCGGGGCCGGCCCCCACCCGGCCGTCTCCGGCGACCAGCCGGCGCCGCCCGCCCGTAAGGAGAAGTCGCGCTCCGAGCGGTCGCCCCGGGACATGGCCCTCTCGCTGCTGGTGCTGCTGGTCCCGATCGTGCTGCTGCTCGCCTTCTACCGGGGCTTCCTGGGCGGGGACGAGCCGGCCCGCGTCGACCCCGGACCCGCCGTCGAGCAGGCCCAGGCGGCGGGTGCCTTCCCGGTCAGCCGCCCGGCGGGGCTGGCCTCCGGCTGGCGTACGGTCAGCGCCCGCTACCAGGCGGAGCCGGGCGGCGCGACGCTGCGGATCGGCTACCTGACTCCGGAGGGCCGGGGCGCGCAGCTGGTGGAGAGCAACGTGCCCGCCGACAAGCTGCTGCCGGCCGAGCTGAAGGGCGGCCAGCCGCAGGGGCCGGCCGAGCTGCCCGGCGGGAGCTGGCAGCGGTACAGCGCCCGGAACAACGAGCGGGCCCTGGTCCTGATGCAGCCGAACCGCACGGTGATCGTGGTCGGTGACGCCCGGGAGAACGAGCTGCGCCAGCTCGCCACCGCGCTGCGCTGA